In Necator americanus strain Aroian chromosome IV, whole genome shotgun sequence, the following proteins share a genomic window:
- a CDS encoding hypothetical protein (NECATOR_CHRIV.G15356.T1) — protein MISTGKALEKKVASSAATRPQQRIDIKRRAKKFEKASQDKNPRKLYALPKHYGGKKKRCSVVLNTAV, from the coding sequence ATGATTTCAACCGGAAAAGCGCTTGAGAAGAAAGTTGCGTCGTCGGCTGCAACAAGACCACAACAACGAATAGACATCAAAAGAAGAgcgaagaagtttgaaaaggcgtcgcaagacaagaacccgcggaagCTCTACGCTTTACCAAAACATTATGGCGGCAAGAAGAAAAGGTGTTCAgtagtcctcaacactgccgtATGA
- a CDS encoding hypothetical protein (NECATOR_CHRIV.G15358.T1), with protein sequence MRNLPALYGVLLEQAGHSLYRSSVRGLFAYDIMFASVSRDDLQKQVQCWKDRLQQHKLRLNVSKTEFMECGPRIEDGDIDQESRARVNAAWMKWKMATGVLSEKKVPVRLKLKIYITVVRPVVLYGCECWPTTKGLEKVLHTMETRMLRWTVGGTLKDKVSNDTVPSIFGMFPITEKMKGVRLR encoded by the exons atgcgaaatctaccagcgttgtacggtgtgctgctggaacaagcaggccattccctgtacag aagcagcGTCCGTGGACTCTTTGCCTACGATATCATGTTCGCGTCGgtgtctcgagatgatcttcaaaaacaagtacagtgttggaaggatcggctgcagCAACATAAATTGCGCCTCAAtgtatcaaaaactgagttcatggagtgcggaccaaggatagaggatg gtgacattgatcaagaaagtcgagcacgtgttaatgcggcatggatgaaatggaaaatggcaacaggcgtaCTGAGCGaaaagaaagtccctgttcgactgaagttgAAGATCTACAttacggttgtgcgtcctgttgttctttacggatgcgagtgctggccgacgacgaaaggCTTGGAAAAAGTGCTGCACACTATGGAGacgcggatgttgaggtggacggtAGGTGGAACGCTAAAAgacaaagtatccaacgacactgtgccCTCCATCTTCGGCATGTTCCCGATTACTGAAAAGATGAAGGGGGTGCGACTGAGATGA